A region from the Drosophila ananassae strain 14024-0371.13 chromosome 2L, ASM1763931v2, whole genome shotgun sequence genome encodes:
- the LOC6500241 gene encoding titin isoform X2: MSETKKLLDALLCDIYGQQEQLARRMRRCCQDPVFRSRSPKDSKGQLARLASGMTGNRSTLERLDVLKLIDVCAILKVEILMLGYLLEQVLIGRDRLLRHQEVLCEFVTAVLVVESDDAQPKMRFSLSPPPQKAISSARITSPTSSTTNRSTTIASSTSFPGSKQKSSSMLTRNGGGPGSTPTAPTAGGTGQATDDDAASDYNQWLHAMKLVARLPGGTPPEFRRKLWLSLADKYLKSKNVDWAEQREKCFCEEWREDDEELGIQIVKDLHRTGSNLCTGPAGSINQAKLKRILLGYARYNPEVGYCQGFNMLGALILQVMDKEEEESMKVMIYLVEGVLPTGYFCGSMGGLQADMGVFRELMQTRLPRLAKHLQRLQGPVENAFEPPLTNVFTMQWFLTMFCTCLPMSCVLRVWDLVLIEGSDVLLRTALVLWSLLEERVLSVRSADEFYGKMGSYSSELLNGHLVDSNGLIERVVKLGPIEDLRKLRDKHLYNIAPLRHKQGLQLYYDEEDTHSDEERMAVATVWGLNWGRRGSVGPAAPAITTASKQQAEQKDRLALDISLLKKQYDRLRERQKQAHVILTAACSTAARQGSGPIPTSAQSAAVPVNQLLLGRPAIITNKGKRVSAPLGAIPPARKPSLPAVLHNTKPAEKQLRRGETLLWRDTDASRRRRDSLTWKEIKADRAAMMREGVDLTSVKTQKLRTRFGKSDSSSYSEDSDGEQEPARIGGGAAGGGSSTDTSLCDDDDPKSIEKSPKHKAKLARKVLKEQSRESSLERQRPKSWAPSSHEIPFMLMGADSGDEKEKDMGQDAADMAEDSATESGRFTFDKELDSVSDKLEPLKPYREDSEVPGMTSISPLPLTPIEKETAAEGILDGGVTNQYFERVNSVERPSRLELSYSLNEEETDTSSVFLEQRAKVEGQSGDSLEYKALPPHPMTDDGKVPQIRDDNIPGENKDDYKELLSMTIEEKTEEYKSPPPSVSSLTSAQRKRRDPRRRTLTRSSTIEIEERYQALERRISQEQTLGDSRTQSKYIPTTATLEERFHTLEKQLSAEKQRSKDSTDMEAEFQEKAERIPSTADLETRFNALTKQLSSSESSSKAPIDLKDDEPSRGSGSKEQSDNEKTSKLQKSEELEAESKESTAKSESSEGEEKKTEENTEERPRLKKLPSTAELEDRFNALERKMSVQKSSPAKTKKEPPDENVGSKDTSASKESDKTEKHVKKVSEEKDPKAAPNNASKEEKLPPKERNASDNESKIPSPDNPQKGSPSRKPSPDQSEKKECTKSNAADSEESSSTPERQKTVSTKKERHNEKDTKESQFLKKSDEESTKKSEASNEPIQTPRKSPPSTEELEKRFNALEKQLSSTHLETNKEPEQTKSDGDHKLSKEVNNSQKAVDEKPKSVKSFEDKINEVNSALVKGPTNNEVKDQTQEEVGPVDVSKSQATTEENPKQDLGKRRASEPPSTEDLEKRYESLKRRMSSKNQFGAPSETVIEALDRVEQEVISESGEESKKAPPSTEDLESRFEALQGGSKSKDVAIEAHIPEPPPPPPPPPALSEPVLHHQQALIAELQRKMGGKSPGEENLRPSQINPQKKQRKILQRPPPMGDETSEAPANTAYYLPCQQQRMVRRFSDLPSRADLENRLQFLERQLYKKFYKQRCASDSEVASKVRMLSDDDQPSTSRQAKDQLEQRVLALEKQLSENSLKLLEAMREREKAEAAPKSDDSGSPRRLSTETIDATGKELVRYTQNIGDLEEVDAHKPINISINIKMLLNKDGESKQPKSEPKPTTDDLRKRLEVLEQQLLEERAKNGTVIPDPERPPHDKPEKPEETDSLKKIEKNSHNQHVKSDETEKVIEPIKDKNPEPEAAKETKTLKNEEKAQVREKEVAIEKEPSKSEKEAFVNPESSQEKSKETSEKNSQKSEEAFKKDEPKAKTESPVKKLEETIKKDDSKATVEQPAQKSEVKKESLAPKTETAKEPSIESKVTAENIKSCPEDAKKKANEPPKDTQSSPSRSEKLKAEETSKENKPEGTKEGTPASTDKKDNSKAEVGNSSKEQETKCESIKARECQAISDSCDLGSIDANNKTVVLLMDNEPRASRVRRLTRANTEELEGLFQALEKQLQDRNLIKSEDGRLIRAENKPSAEQTEQAQAITDLTKEIEDFTSGKPEEKEKPQTSKDDKVEEPKETGEDYDWGPNPVKHHLKRKTVYLPSTKELEARFRSLERQIKLLEDVEKIDVEQRLNEIERKIKLQYSLSHEKDLNKYLELCEGKGLDDEEPSVPEEAPAETEETRNPRDRSRSPARKVVSKSPYTSPSRSKATKSPYTSPSRQRKKTPHSSPIRTPEPKTPAKSPFTSPARRQPHPNDLPISDDLEYKYRVLDLVRSKSKENLAKRMNDPNRKPAVHPLELLLSPSPDESKIPTTGELEHRIRVLDEKLKSPSRSRPKSRSRSPTIEDIKRQKMRDNQKPRTPVHNLERLVGSPGRPEPPTAEELEERIRLLEQEQKFDFKTQKDYKAFNQKLKDVISPSLSFEEFRAAKSREQSPRRHGATTPKSALRRDDYDDGITTHYHRPTSPKVIRFRDEDEDEDRFEESPPRKQRTSSDRMKTLADQPSAIRSYANSSEGLDALGSRLMRETSPITRTGTHTGVPLRTGENINDRLSSIKNTIKSIDTLCEEKPYQKEKCQRYIDSLFSDSLHFSSKKSSLEDLRTQSRSESRGRSRDYAPSIRVTSEHRSLGSEEDSRKSPLRTRDQSPLHYRSHRELSREVSPRRRRQEEDEEEAQRRERESSRVRRDNLLPNYLKDNRSELSGGSSLTGFNHHKVDRQLEETCAKYAEDARRSACRTPLSHPYETRSTAVRATPRHYTDPDPAGTSGTGIGAGAGAGASTDSFPRPVSPYRQPYDPYRPIGGAGASTTPVYQPAKLEIRHTTVTSTFYDRFLTEKKIERSRPPSRSPVVSPSVPAKSYGSDVEFPSSSTTTSAPSCTTTTTAFSTTSFMSRSYGGTSFSLPSSSNYSYLSGVSGISGSATSPRASCSDLRSSPATSFLSTTTSSAVPTSSYVPFCFSSSFSTRLSDPITSTPVTTSSSLTHSTGVYNPMMSFTLREPLGSSTALGGSSASPLGQYQFKSVFTSNFGKDAEKP, translated from the exons ATGAG CGAAACCAAGAAGCTACTCGACGCATTGCTGTGCGACATCTACGGCCAGCAGGAGCAACTGGCCCGCCGCATGCGTCGCTGCTGCCAGGATCCCGTCTTCCGCAGCCGCTCCCCAAAAGACTCCAAAGGTCAGCTCGCCCGCCTGGCTAGCGGCATGACCGGCAACCGCTCCACCCTAGAGCGCCTGGACGTGCTCAAGCTCATCGACGTTTGCGCCATCCTCAAAGTGGAGATCCTGATGCTGGGATACCTGCTGGAGCAGGTCCTTATCGGGCGGGACCGCTTGCTCCGGCACCAAGAGGTCCTGTGTGAGTTTGTCACTGCCGTGCTCGTTGTGGAGAGTG ACGATGCACAGCCTAAAATGCGTTTTAGCCTCTCACCACCGCCACAGAAAGCCATTAGCAGCGCCCGCATAACCTCGCCcaccagcagcaccaccaaccGCAGCACCACCATCGCCAGCAGCACCTCCTTCCCCGGCAGCAAGCAGAAAAGCAGCAGCATGCTGACCCGCAATGGCGGAGGACCCGGGAGCACCCCCACTGCCCCCACTGCCGGAGGCACAGGCCAAGCCACCGACGATGACGCCGCCTCGGACTACAACCAGTGGCTCCATGCTATGAAGCTGGTGGCTCGGCTGCCCGGAGGAACGCCCCCCGAATTTCGACGCAAG TTGTGGCTCTCATTGGCGGACAAGTACCTCAAGTCTAAGAACGTGGACTGGGCAGAGCAGCGGGAGAAGTGCTTTTGCGAGGAGTGGCGCGAGGACGACGAGGAGTTGGGCATCCAAATTGTCAAG GACCTCCATCGCACGGGGTCAAATCTGTGCACCGGTCCCGCGGGCTCCATCAACCAGGCCAAGCTTAAGCGCATCCTTCTCGGCTATGCTCGCTACAACCCCGAGGTGGGCTACTGCCAG GGCTTCAACATGCTGGGAGCCCTCATTCTCCAAGTTATGGACAAGGAAGAGGAGGAGTCCATGAAGGTCATGATCTACCTGGTGGAGGGCGTTCTGCCCACGGGCTACTTCTGCGGGTCGATGGGCGGCCTTCAGGCGGATATGGGTGTGTTCCGGGAGCTGATGCAAACCAGATTGCCCCGCCTGGCCAAGCACCTGCAAAGGCTGCAGGGTCCCGTAGAGAACGCCTTTGAGCCGCCGCTGACGAACGTTTTCACCATGCAGTGGTTTCTCACCATGTTCTGTACCTGCCTGCCCATGTCCTGCGTCCTGCGCGTGTGGGACCTGGTGCTTATCGAAGGCAGCGACGTACTTCTGCGCACCGCCCTCGTCCTCTGGAGTTTGCTCGAAGA ACGTGTTCTCAGCGTTCGCTCGGCCGATGAGTTCTACGGTAAGATGGGCTCCTATTCGAGCGAACTTCTCAACGGCCACCTCGTAGATTCCAATGGCCTCATAGAACGAGTGGTTAAGTTAGGACCCATCGAGGATCTTCGGAAGCTCAGGGATAAGCATCTCTATAACATAGCGCCATTGCGTCATAAACAGGGACTGCA GCTCTACTACGACGAGGAGGACACTCATTCGGACGAGGAGCGCATGGCAGTGGCTACAGTTTGGGGCTTGAACTGGGGCAGGCGAGGATCTGTGGGTCCCGCGGCGCCCGCAATTACAACGGCGAGCAAACAGCAAGCGGAACAGAAGGACCGGCTGGCTTTGGACATTTCTCTGCTGAAGAAGCAGTACGACCGACTGCGGGAACGCCAGAAGCAGGCTCACGTCATCCTAACTGCGGCCTGCTCCACGGCAGCGCGGCAAGGATCAGGGCCGATTCCAACCTCCGCACAATCTGCGGCAGTACCAGTGAATCAACTGCTCCTCGGCCGCCCAGCCATTATTACCAACAAAGGCAAGCGGGTCAGTGCCCCCCTGGGCGCGATTCCTCCAGCGCGGAAACCTTCTCTGCCAGCAGTGCTCCATAACACTAAGCCGGCAGAGAAACAACTGCGTCGCGGGGAAACCCTGCTCTGGAGGGATACGGACGCCAGCAGGAGAAGACGGGACAGTCTTACCTGGAAGGAGATCAAGGCGGACCGGGCAGCCATGATGCGCGAGGGCGTTGACTTGACCTCCGTGAAGACCCAGAAACTCCGCACGAGGTTTGGAAAGAGCGACAGCTCTTCATACAGCGAGGACAGTGATGGTGAGCAGGAGCCTGCTAGAATCGGAGGAGGAGCAGCCGGAGGTGGATCCAGCACGGACACAAGTCTCTGCGACGATGATGACCCCAAGTCTATTGAAAAGAGTCCCAAGCACAAAGCTAAGCTAGCGCGTAAGGTTCTAAAAGAGCAGTCCAGGGAGTCTAGTCTGGAACGCCAAAGACCCAAATCTTGGGCACCCAGCAGCCACGAGATTCCTTTCATGTTGATGGGTGCGGATAGTGGTGATGAAAAGGAGAAGGACATGGGACAGGATGCGGCAGACATGGCAGAAGACAGTGCCACTGAGAGCGGTCGCTTCACCTTCGACAAGGAGTTGGATTCTGTCAGCGATAAGTTGGAACCATTGAAACCCTACCGCGAAGATAGCGAAGTACCCGGCATGACCTCCATTAGTCCTTTGCCGCTGACCCCCATAGAAAAGGAAACAGCAGCAGAAGGCATACTAGATGGTGGAGTAACCAATCAGTATTTCGAGAGGGTCAATAGTGTGGAGCGTCCCAGTCGCCTAGAGCTATCATATTCCCTGAACGAAGAGGAGACGGATACGAGCTCGGtgttcttggagcaaagggcGAAGGTGGAGGGCCAGAGTGGGGATAGTTTAGAGTACAAAGCTCTGCCGCCACATCCTATGACAGATGACGGTAAAGTGCCTCAAATTCGAGACGACAACATTCCCGGTGAGAACAAGGACGACTACAAGGAGCTTCTCAGCATGACGATAGAGGAAAAGACCGAAGAGTACAAGTCTCCGCCCCCCAGTGTGAGTAGTTTGACTAGCGCCCAACGAAAGAGACGAGATCCTCGACGAAGGACCTTAACTCGCTCCTCCACTATTGAAATCGAAGAGCGCTACCAAGCATTGGAGCGGAGAATCAGCCAGGAGCAGACCCTCGGGGATAGTCGGACCCAATCCAAGTACATTCCCACCACAGCTACTCTGGAGGAACGCTTCCATACCCTGGAGAAACAGCTGAGTGCTGAGAAGCAACGCAGCAAGGATTCCACAGATATGGAGGCTGAATTTCAGGAGAAGGCAGAACGCATTCCCTCTACCGCAGATCTCGAAACTCGATTCAATGCCCTAACCAAACAACTAAGCTCTAGTGAGTCCTCTTCGAAAGCCCCAATCGATCTCAAGGACGATGAGCCGTCCCGAGGCAGTGGCTCCaaagagcaaagtgataacGAAAAGACCAGCAAATTGCAAAAATCAGAAGAACTTGAGGCGGAGAGCAAGGAATCTACAGCCAAAAGCGAATCCAGTGAAggagaagaaaagaaaacggAGGAGAATACAGAGGAAAGGCCTCGTCTTAAGAAGCTTCCATCCACTGCCGAGCTGGAGGATCGATTCAACGCCCTCGAGCGAAAGATGAGTGTTCAAAAGAGTAGTCCGGCCAAGACGAAGAAAGAGCCACCTGATGAGAACGTAGGTTCTAAGGACACCAGTGCGTCAAAAGAGTCGGATAAAACTGAAAAGCATGTTAAAAAGGTGTCTGAAGAAAAAGATCCGAAAGCAGCTCCCAATAATGCTTCCAAAGAGGAAAAGCTCCCTCCGAAAGAAAGGAATGCTAGCGATAATGAATCTAAGATACCATCCCCGGATAATCCTCAAAAAGGCAGTCCCTCTAGGAAACCGAGTCCTGATCAATCAGAAAAAAAGGAATGTACAAAATCGAATGCGGCAGACTCTGAGGAAAGTTCTTCAACTCCAGAAAGGCAAAAAACTGTTTCCACAAAGAAAGAAAGACACAATGAAAAGGACACTAAAGAATCgcaattcttaaaaaaatccGATGAAGAATCCACGAAAAAGTCTGAAGCTTCAAATGAGCCTATACAGACTCCAAGAAAGTCTCCGCCATCCACAGAGGAGCTGGAGAAGCGGTTCAATGCTTTGGAGAAACAATTGAGCTCCACACACCTGGAAACAAACAAAGAGCCGGAGCAAACAAAGTCAGATGGGGATCATAAACTTTCTAAGGAAGTAAACAACTCTCAAAAGGCTGTCGATGAGAAGCCCAAGTCCGTCAAGTCCTTTGAAgacaaaattaatgaagtCAATTCTGCTTTGGTAAAGGGGCCAACCAATAATGAGGTAAAAGATCAGACTCAGGAGGAGGTAGGCCCCGTCGATGTGAGCAAGTCGCAGGCCACCACCGAAGAGAACCCTAAACAAGACTTGGGCAAGCGAAGGGCATCCGAGCCACCTTCCACAGAAGATCTAGAGAAGCGTTACGAGAGCCTGAAACGTCGTATGAGCAGCAAAAACCAGTTTGGAGCCCCTAGCGAAACTGTGATAGAAGCCCTGGATAGGGTTGAGCAGGAGGTAATCTCAGAGTCTGGCGAGGAGTCAAAGAAGGCACCACCGTCCACTGAGGACCTGGAAAGTAGATTTGAAGCCTTGCAAGGCGGCTCAAAGTCAAAGGACGTTGCGATCGAAGCACATATTCCAGAGccacctccgcctccaccacctcctccCGCATTGTCCGAGCCCGTTCTCCACCACCAGCAAGCACTGATCGCCGAGCTGCAGAGAAAGATGGGAGGCAAGTCTCCCGGCGAGGAGAACCTCCGCCCCAGCCAGATCAATCCACAGAAAAAACAGAGGAAGATTCTGCAACGACCCCCGCCCATGGGCGATGAGACCTCGGAAGCACCTGCAAACACGGCTTACTACCTGCCCTGTCAGCAGCAGCGCATGGTGCGCCGGTTCTCCGACCTGCCCTCCAGGGCCGATCTGGAGAACCGGTTGCAGTTCCTGGAGAGGCAGCTGTACAAGAAGTTCTACAAGCAGCGCTGTGCAAGTGATTCCGAAGTTGCATCGAAGGTCAGGATGCTCTCCGACGACGACCAGCCGAGCACCTCCCGCCAGGCCAAGGACCAGCTAGAGCAGCGTGTCCTTGCGCTGGAGAAGCAGCTGAGCGAGAACAGCTTGAAGCTTCTCGAGGCCATGCGGGAGCGGGAGAAGGCAGAAGCTGCGCCCAAGAGCGATGATAGCGGTTCCCCTCGCAGGCTGAGTACCGAAACCATCGATGCCACCGGCAAGGAGCTGGTGAGGTACACCCAGAACATTGGAGACCTGGAGGAGGTAGATGCTCACAAGCCCATTAATATCAGCATAAACATTAAGATGCTGTTGAACAAGGATGGAGAGTCCAAACAGCCCAAGAGCGAGCCCAAGCCCACGACGGACGATTTGAGGAAACGCTTGGAGGTCCTGGAGCAACAGCTTTTGGAAGAGCGGGCCAAGAATGGCACTGTGATCCCAGATCCTGAACGACCGCCACATGATAAGCCAGAAAAGCCGGAGGAGACCGACTCTCTgaagaaaatagaaaaaaattccCACAACCAACACGTAAAAAGCGACGAAACCGAGAAGGTGATCGAACCTATTAAAGACAAAAACCCGGAACCCGAGGCTGCCAAGGAAACCAAGACTTTGAAGAACGAAGAAAAGGCTCAGGTCAGAGAAAAGGAAGTCGCTATAGAAAAAGAACCATCGAAGTCCGAAAAAGAAGCTTTTGTTAATCCTGAGTCTTCTcaagaaaaatcaaaagaGACTTCGGAAAAAAATTCTCAAAAGTCAGAAGAAGCTTTCAAAAAAGATGAACCGAAAGCGAAAACTGAAAGCCCAGTTAAAAAATTAGaagaaactattaaaaaaGATGACTCGAAAGCGACAGTTGAACAACCCGCTCAAAAATCTGAAGTCAAAAAAGAGTCTTTAGCTCCGAAAACTGAAACTGCCAAAGAACCCTCCATTGAGAGCAAAGTCACAgcagaaaatataaaatcatGCCCCGAGGATGCAAAAAAGAAAGCGAATGAACCGCCAAAAGATACTCAAAGTTCACCCTCGAGATCTGAAAAGCTAAAAGCTGAGGAGACTTCGAAAGAAAACAAACCTGAAGGCACTAAAGAAGGAACACCTGCTTCCACTGATAAAAAAGATAATTCCAAAGCAGAAGTAGGAAACTCCTCCAAAGAGCAGGAAACAAAATGTGAATCAATTAAAGCTAGAGAATGCCAAGCTATCAGCGATTCCTGCGACTTAGGTTCCATCGATGCCAACAACAAGACCGTAGTACTTCTCATGGACAACGAACCGCGAGCGTCGAGAGTACGCCGACTCACCAGAGCCAACACGGAGGAACTGGAAGGTCTGTTCCAAGCACTTGAGAAGCAGCTGCAGGACAGAAACCTGATTAAATCCGAAGACGGTCGATTGATAAGGGCTGAAAACAAGCCCAGTGCAGAGCAGACCGAACAGGCCCAGGCAATCACCGATCTTACCAAGGAAATCGAGGACTTTACCAGCGGTAAGCCCGAAGAGAAGGAAAAGCCCCAAACCTCTAAGGACGACAAAGTTGAAGAGCCCAAGGAGACTGGAGAAGACTATGATTGGGGACCGAATCCCGTGAAGCATCATCTGAAAAGGAAAACTGTTTACCTGCCTTCCACAAAAGAACTAGAGGCTCGATTCCGATCCCTCGAACGCCAAATAAAATTGCTTGAAGATGTGGAGAAGATCGATGTCGAGCAGCGCTTAAATGAGATTGAGCGAAAGATCAAACTGCAGTACTCTCTTTCCCATGAAAAAGACCTTAACAAGTACCTGGAGCTCTGTGAAGGAAAGGGTTTGGACGACGAGGAACCCTCAGTGCCGGAGGAAGCTCCTGCCGAAACGGAGGAAACACGAAATCCCAGAGATCGCTCACGTAGTCCAGCCCGGAAGGTGGTCAGCAAATCGCCCTACACCTCTCCCTCGCGGAGCAAGGCCACAAAGTCGCCTTATACTTCACCATCTCGGCAGCGTAAGAAGACTCCTCACTCTTCGCCAATCCGGACGCCAGAACCAAAGACTCCCGCAAAGAGCCCTTTTACGTCCCCAGCTCGACGCCAGCCCCATCCCAATGATCTGCCCATCTCCGACGATCTGGAGTACAAGTACAGGGTGCTTGATCTGGTGCGGTCCAAGTCGAAAGAGAATCTGGCCAAGCGCATGAACGATCCCAATCGCAAACCGGCCGTGCATCCACTTGAGTTGCTACTGTCCCCCAGTCCAGACGAGAGCAAGATTCCCACAACGGGCGAGCTGGAGCACAGAATACGAGTTCTGGACGAAAAGCTGAAATCGCCTTCCAGATCCCGGCCGAAGTCCCGATCTAGATCTCCTACCATCGAGGATATAAAAAGGCAAAAGATGCGTGATAATCAGAAGCCCAGGACACCTGTTCACAACCTGGAGCGGCTGGTCGGATCGCCCGGCCGGCCGGAACCACCCACTGCTGAAGAGCTCGAAGAACGCATCCGCCTGCTGGAACAGGAGCAGAAGTTCGACTTTAAGACCCAAAAGGACTATAAAGCATTCAATCAAAAGCTGAAGGACGTGATCTCCCCATCGCTCTCCTTCGAAGAGTTCAGGGCCGCCAAGTCCCGGGAGCAGAGTCCACGCCGCCACGGCGCCACCACTCCCAAATCAGCCCTGCGCCGAGACGATTACGACGACGGCATCACCACCCACTATCACCGCCCCACCAGCCCGAAGGTCATCCGCTTCCGAGACGAGGACGAAGATGAGGACCGATTCGAGGAGTCTCCGCCCCGGAAGCAGCGCACATCCAGCGATCGAATG AAGACTCTTGCAGATCAGCCGTCGGCCATACGCAGCTACGCCAACAGCTCGGAGGGTTTGGATGCCCTGGGGAGTCGCCTCATGAGG GAAACCTCTCCCATAACCCGAACTGGAACCCACACGGGCGTGCCACTGCGAACTGGAGAGAATATCAACGACCGCTTGAGTTCCATCAAGAACACTATCAAGTCCATCGACACGCTCTGCGAGGAAAAACCCTACCAGAAGGAGAAGTGCCAGCGCTACATCGACTCCCTCTTCTCGGACTCCCTGCACTTTTCCAGCAAGAAGAGTTCTCTAGAGGACTTGAGGACCCAAAGCAGAAGCGAGAGCAGAGGCAGGAGCCGAGATTACGCGCCCTCCATACGAGTCACCTCCGAGCACCGTTCACTGGGATCGGAAGAGGACTCTCGAAAGAGTCCGCTGCGGACACGGGATCAGAGCCCACTGCATTATCGATCGCACAGGGAGCTCAGCAGGGAGGTTTCGCCGAGGAGGAGGCGCCAAGAagaggatgaggaggaggcGCAGCGTAGGGAGCGGGAGAGCAGTAGGGTAAGACGTGATAACTTGTTGCCAAATTATTTAAAGGATAATCGTAGCGAACTAAGTGGAGGGAGTAGTTTAACCGGGTTTAACCACCACAAAGTAGATAGACAACTAGAAGAGACCTGCGCCAAGTACGCGGAGGACGCCCGACGCTCGGCCTGTCGCACACCGCTCAGCCACCCGTACGAGACACGATCCACCGCAGTTAGAGCCACACCACGTCACTACACAGATCCAGATCCGGCAGGGACATCAGGGACGGGAATaggagcgggagcaggagcaggagcctcGACAGATAGCTTTCCCCGGCCCGTATCGCCCTACCGCCAGCCATATGACCCATACCGACCCATTGGTGGTGCAGGCGCCAGTACCACCCCCGTATATCAGCCCGCCAAGCTGGAGATCCGCCACACCACCGTGACCTCCACCTTCTATGACCGGTTTCTTACGGAAAAAAAGATTGAGCGCTCCCGTCCACCCAGCCGCTCGCCTGTGGTTTCGCCCTCGGTGCCGGCCAAGAGCTATGGGTCAGATGTGGAGTTTCCTAGCAGTAGCACCACCACCTCAGCTCCATCTTGCACCACCACAACTACTGCCTTTAGCACCACCTCATTCATGTCCCGCAGCTATGGGGGCACCTCTTTTTCGCTGCCCTCGAGCAGCAACTACTCCTACTTGAGTGGTGTATCTGGGATCTCGGGCTCCGCCACTTCCCCCCGGGCTAGTTGCTCGGACCTTCGTTCCTCGCCAGCCACATCCTTTCTCAGCACCACCACATCCTCCGCCGTCCCCACCTCATCTTATGTGCCCTTCTGCTTCAGCAGCTCGTTCTCCACTCGACTGAGTGATCCCATTACCAGCACCCCAGTGACCACATCCAGCTCCCTGACGCATTCCACGGGCGTCTACAATCCCATGATGTCCTTCACTCTGAGGGAGCCACTTGGCAGCAGCACTGCTTTGGGTGGGTCAAGTGCCTCCCCCCTGGGCCAGTATCAGTTCAAGAGCGTGTTCACCTCAAACTTCGGCAAAGACGCGGAAAAGCCATAG